The following proteins are co-located in the Alkalidesulfovibrio alkalitolerans DSM 16529 genome:
- the murC gene encoding UDP-N-acetylmuramate--L-alanine ligase, producing the protein MRTKVRHIHMIGIGGSGMSGIAEVLLNQGYAVSGSDVAMGQVTKRLMKLGATVFIGHGPDNVAENVDVVVKSTAIPDSNPELEVARERGIPVIPRAEMLAELMRLKSGIAVAGTHGKTTTTSLMAEVFAAAGLDPTVIIGGRLNAYGSNAYLGEGEYLIAEADESDGSFLCLTPMLTVVTNVDADHLDHYTGGIEEIDEAFVQFMNSTPFYGLNVVCGDDPGVRRLLPRVRRRVLTYGFGKDNAIRAQVVQSGLRGIFRVFVHGEHWADVTLNQPGRHNILNALGVIGVAIEAGLPKEKVVEALAGFGGVGRRFEIKGEKRGVLVVDDYGHHPAEIRATLETARACYPDRRLVVAFQPHRFTRTQALFGEFCTVFENCDLLLLTEIYAASEAPIPGVSGQSLAQGVRQVSKTAVEYFQSLDEMLAALPNILRPRDLLLTLGAGNITTLGPRYLEQA; encoded by the coding sequence ATGCGCACCAAGGTCAGACACATTCACATGATCGGCATTGGCGGCTCCGGCATGAGCGGCATCGCCGAGGTGCTCCTCAACCAGGGCTACGCGGTGTCCGGCTCGGACGTGGCCATGGGGCAGGTCACCAAGCGGCTGATGAAGCTCGGGGCCACGGTCTTCATCGGCCACGGCCCGGACAACGTGGCCGAGAACGTGGATGTGGTGGTCAAGTCCACGGCCATCCCCGATTCGAATCCCGAACTCGAAGTCGCCCGCGAACGCGGTATCCCCGTGATCCCGCGCGCCGAGATGCTGGCCGAGCTGATGCGCCTGAAATCGGGCATCGCCGTGGCCGGAACGCATGGCAAGACCACCACCACCTCGCTCATGGCCGAGGTCTTCGCCGCCGCCGGGCTCGACCCCACGGTGATCATCGGCGGCAGGCTCAACGCTTACGGTTCCAACGCCTACCTGGGCGAGGGTGAATACCTGATCGCCGAGGCCGACGAATCCGACGGCTCGTTCTTGTGCCTCACGCCCATGCTCACCGTGGTCACCAACGTCGATGCCGACCATCTCGACCACTACACCGGCGGCATCGAGGAGATCGACGAAGCCTTCGTGCAGTTCATGAACTCCACGCCGTTCTATGGACTGAACGTGGTCTGCGGCGACGACCCCGGCGTGCGCAGGCTCCTGCCCCGCGTGCGTCGCCGCGTGCTGACCTATGGCTTCGGCAAGGACAACGCCATTCGCGCTCAGGTCGTGCAGTCCGGGCTTCGCGGCATCTTCCGGGTTTTCGTGCACGGCGAGCACTGGGCTGACGTGACCCTGAACCAGCCGGGCAGGCACAACATTCTGAACGCCCTTGGCGTCATCGGCGTGGCCATCGAGGCCGGGCTGCCCAAGGAGAAGGTCGTGGAGGCCCTGGCGGGCTTCGGCGGCGTGGGCCGCCGCTTCGAAATCAAGGGTGAGAAGCGCGGCGTGCTGGTGGTGGACGACTACGGGCACCACCCGGCAGAGATCAGGGCCACGCTCGAAACCGCCCGGGCCTGCTATCCGGACCGTCGTCTGGTAGTGGCCTTCCAGCCGCACCGCTTCACCCGCACGCAGGCCCTGTTCGGCGAGTTCTGCACGGTCTTCGAGAACTGCGACCTGCTTTTGCTCACTGAGATCTACGCGGCCTCCGAGGCCCCGATCCCCGGCGTCTCGGGCCAGAGCTTGGCCCAGGGCGTGCGTCAGGTGAGCAAGACCGCGGTCGAATATTTCCAGAGCCTGGATGAAATGCTGGCCGCACTGCCCAACATTCTCAGGCCGCGCGACCTGTTGCTCACGCTCGGCGCGGGCAACATCACCACCCTTGGCCCCCGCTACCTGGAGCAGGCGTAA
- the mraY gene encoding phospho-N-acetylmuramoyl-pentapeptide-transferase, producing the protein MLYNLLVPLSDQFGALNVFRYITFRSIYAFLTALIIAIAVGPAVIRWLTKLKCGQCIHEDVKAHASKAGTPTMGGLLIMFAVLPATLLWADVANPRVWLALLVFTGFGLVGLYDDYLKVCKKQNKGLSAKAKFIGQVFIAALAVFLLLDDPAYSTRLAVPFFKNVQPDLGLLYIPFAVLVMVGASNGVNLTDGLDGLAIVPTVIAAVVFGVFVYVAGNVRMAEYLQVPYVPGVGEITVFCAALLGAGLGFLWFNAYPAQVFMGDVGSLSLGGALGFVAVTAKQELLLVLVGGLFVIETLSVIVQVGYFKMTGGKRIFRMAPLHHHFEMKGIPESKIIIRFWIISVLFALVALSTLKLR; encoded by the coding sequence ATGCTTTACAACCTGCTCGTCCCCCTCTCGGACCAGTTCGGCGCGCTGAACGTTTTCCGCTACATTACGTTCCGCTCGATCTACGCCTTCCTCACTGCGCTGATCATCGCCATTGCCGTGGGCCCGGCCGTGATCCGCTGGCTGACCAAGCTCAAGTGCGGCCAGTGCATCCACGAGGACGTAAAGGCCCACGCGAGCAAGGCTGGCACGCCGACCATGGGCGGCCTGCTCATCATGTTCGCCGTGCTTCCGGCCACGCTGCTCTGGGCCGACGTGGCCAACCCCCGCGTGTGGCTGGCTCTCCTGGTTTTCACTGGATTCGGCCTCGTGGGGCTCTACGACGACTATCTGAAGGTCTGCAAGAAACAGAACAAAGGGCTTTCGGCCAAGGCCAAGTTTATCGGCCAGGTGTTTATCGCGGCCCTGGCCGTCTTTCTCCTGCTCGACGATCCGGCCTACTCCACGCGGCTTGCCGTGCCATTCTTCAAGAACGTGCAGCCCGACCTGGGACTGCTCTACATCCCCTTCGCGGTGCTGGTCATGGTCGGGGCCTCCAACGGAGTGAACCTGACCGACGGCCTGGACGGACTGGCCATCGTGCCCACGGTCATCGCGGCCGTGGTCTTCGGGGTCTTCGTCTACGTGGCGGGTAACGTGCGCATGGCCGAATATCTTCAGGTGCCCTACGTGCCGGGCGTGGGCGAGATCACGGTCTTTTGCGCCGCGCTGTTGGGCGCGGGCCTCGGTTTTTTGTGGTTCAACGCCTATCCGGCCCAGGTCTTCATGGGCGACGTGGGCTCGCTTTCGCTCGGCGGGGCTTTGGGCTTCGTGGCCGTCACGGCCAAGCAGGAGTTGTTGCTGGTGCTCGTGGGCGGGCTGTTCGTCATCGAGACACTCTCGGTCATCGTCCAGGTCGGCTACTTCAAGATGACGGGCGGCAAGCGCATCTTCCGCATGGCCCCGCTGCACCATCATTTCGAGATGAAAGGCATTCCCGAGTCAAAGATCATCATCCGGTTCTGGATCATATCCGTGCTCTTCGCCCTGGTGGCCCTGAGCACGCTGAAACTGCGTTGA
- the ftsW gene encoding putative lipid II flippase FtsW, whose amino-acid sequence MSAEAKTANALGVDWWLLAAGLLLAAFGLIMVLSASGIMAERFFGAKYHFFHRQALFCAVGAVCMAACAVIPRRVVHGGVYIWLALVIALFLATAFSPLGVEVNGAKRWLRLGPLSVQPLEMAKVALVLYLAYFFAGKQDKVQSFAIGFIPPFAVTGLLAMLLLAQPDFGGAAMLCALLFLMCLAGGTRFVYLFMTFALACGAAVMLILHSPYRLKRMLAFLDPFQDAGNTGYQLVQSLYAFGAGRITGVGLGAGRQKLFFLPEAHNDFLMAVVGEETGFLGVSVVFVLIGIILWRSFLTALRQDDLRDRFTAYGLTLVLGLGFLMNLAVVLGTVPPKGVPMPFLSYGGSQVVMSFVCLGLLLNLSRTARPGRQGERTVQALGPAAMGGAA is encoded by the coding sequence GTGAGCGCCGAAGCGAAGACTGCAAACGCCCTGGGCGTGGACTGGTGGCTGCTCGCGGCCGGTCTCCTGCTTGCGGCCTTCGGCCTGATCATGGTCCTCTCCGCCTCGGGCATCATGGCCGAGCGCTTCTTCGGCGCGAAATACCATTTCTTCCATCGCCAAGCCCTGTTCTGCGCCGTCGGCGCGGTCTGCATGGCCGCTTGCGCCGTGATTCCCCGGCGCGTCGTGCACGGCGGCGTGTACATCTGGCTGGCCCTGGTCATCGCGCTGTTTCTGGCCACGGCCTTCTCGCCCCTGGGCGTGGAGGTCAACGGCGCCAAGCGTTGGCTCAGGCTCGGGCCGCTCTCCGTGCAGCCCCTGGAGATGGCCAAGGTGGCCCTGGTGCTCTATCTGGCCTATTTCTTCGCGGGCAAGCAGGACAAGGTGCAGTCCTTCGCCATCGGCTTCATCCCGCCCTTCGCGGTCACGGGGCTTTTGGCCATGCTGCTTCTGGCCCAGCCCGACTTCGGTGGCGCGGCCATGCTCTGCGCGCTGCTCTTCCTCATGTGTCTGGCCGGCGGCACGCGCTTCGTCTACCTTTTCATGACCTTCGCCCTGGCCTGCGGCGCGGCCGTAATGCTCATCCTGCACTCGCCCTACCGCCTGAAGCGCATGCTGGCCTTCCTGGACCCATTCCAAGACGCGGGCAACACCGGGTATCAGCTCGTGCAGTCGCTGTACGCCTTCGGCGCGGGCCGGATCACCGGCGTGGGGCTCGGCGCGGGGCGGCAGAAGCTCTTCTTCCTGCCCGAGGCGCACAACGACTTCCTGATGGCCGTGGTCGGCGAGGAGACGGGATTCCTGGGCGTCTCCGTGGTCTTCGTGTTGATCGGCATCATCCTCTGGCGCTCGTTCCTGACGGCGCTGCGCCAGGACGACCTGCGCGACCGCTTCACGGCCTACGGCCTGACCCTGGTCCTAGGGCTCGGGTTCCTCATGAATCTGGCGGTGGTGCTCGGCACCGTGCCGCCCAAGGGCGTGCCCATGCCCTTCCTGAGCTACGGCGGCTCGCAGGTGGTCATGTCTTTCGTCTGCCTCGGGCTTTTGCTCAACCTCTCGCGCACGGCCCGGCCCGGCAGGCAGGGCGAGCGCACGGTCCAGGCCCTGGGCCCGGCGGCCATGGGAGGCGCGGCATGA
- the ftsZ gene encoding cell division protein FtsZ produces MELELITDNNAKIKVIGVGGGGGNAVNNMIESQLRGVTFITANTDCQAMNRSKAEFKIQLGDKLTKGLGAGANPEIGRSSAMESIEQIRQAIGDSDMVFVTAGMGGGTGTGAAPVIAQVAREMGCLTVGVVTKPFFFEGKKRLQQAEKGIQEFGQHVDSLITIPNDRLLSLASKKATFIEMLKKADEVLYYAVKGISDLIMVHGLINLDFADVKAVMSESGLALMGTGIARGENRAKEAALKAITSPLLEDVTIDGARGVLINITCGPDMTIDEVSEAANTVSEAAHEDAQIFFGTVFDAEAGDEMRITVIATGIEKEEAEGQSGGRLTTIRGGGRKATVPAAAQPAAQAGQIRPRGATGAISHEDLAIPAYLRRQKTLGAEAAEAAPRAQPKAKAVGAAPGEEDFLFDEEEFEIPSFIRKQAD; encoded by the coding sequence ATGGAACTTGAACTCATCACTGACAACAACGCCAAGATAAAAGTCATCGGCGTGGGCGGCGGCGGCGGAAACGCCGTGAACAACATGATCGAATCGCAGCTTCGCGGCGTGACCTTCATCACCGCGAACACCGACTGCCAGGCCATGAACCGCTCCAAGGCGGAATTCAAGATTCAGCTCGGCGACAAGCTGACCAAGGGCCTTGGCGCAGGCGCCAACCCCGAAATCGGCCGCAGTTCGGCCATGGAGAGCATCGAGCAGATCCGTCAGGCCATCGGCGATTCGGACATGGTCTTCGTGACCGCCGGCATGGGCGGCGGCACCGGCACCGGAGCCGCGCCGGTCATCGCCCAGGTGGCCCGCGAGATGGGCTGCCTGACCGTGGGCGTGGTCACCAAGCCCTTTTTCTTCGAAGGCAAGAAGCGGTTGCAGCAGGCCGAGAAAGGCATCCAGGAGTTCGGCCAGCACGTGGACTCGCTGATCACCATCCCCAACGACCGGCTGCTTTCCCTGGCCTCCAAGAAGGCGACCTTCATCGAGATGCTCAAGAAGGCCGACGAAGTGCTGTACTACGCGGTCAAAGGCATCTCCGACCTGATCATGGTCCACGGCCTGATCAACCTCGACTTCGCGGATGTCAAAGCCGTGATGAGCGAGTCTGGCCTCGCGCTCATGGGCACGGGCATCGCGCGCGGCGAGAACAGGGCCAAGGAGGCCGCGCTCAAGGCCATCACCAGCCCCCTGCTCGAAGACGTGACCATCGATGGCGCGCGAGGCGTGCTCATCAACATCACCTGCGGGCCGGACATGACCATCGACGAGGTCTCCGAGGCCGCCAACACCGTGTCCGAGGCCGCCCATGAGGACGCGCAGATATTCTTCGGCACGGTCTTCGACGCCGAGGCGGGCGACGAGATGCGCATCACCGTCATCGCCACGGGCATCGAGAAGGAAGAAGCCGAGGGCCAGTCCGGCGGCAGGCTGACCACCATCCGCGGCGGCGGCCGCAAGGCGACCGTGCCCGCGGCCGCGCAACCGGCGGCGCAGGCCGGGCAGATCAGGCCGCGCGGGGCCACCGGCGCCATCAGTCATGAAGACTTGGCCATCCCCGCTTACTTGCGCAGGCAAAAGACCCTCGGAGCCGAGGCCGCCGAGGCGGCGCCCAGGGCGCAGCCCAAGGCCAAGGCGGTGGGCGCGGCCCCCGGCGAGGAGGATTTCCTGTTCGACGAGGAAGAGTTCGAGATCCCGAGCTTCATCCGCAAGCAGGCGGATTAA
- a CDS encoding cell division protein FtsQ/DivIB — MSSLVLSRRESRVQLSRNGGSKPAKARKIPNRYPPPKGEGGAVVKVARGAGRMITRLLTLCLALAFVALVSLGLIYGYRWLSVHPYFALTAIEIEGNSRMGDAEILALSGVAQGDNSIDLNMYDVEQRLVADPWIASVTVERVLPGTLRILVREKEAAFWVRRGDTLFYADARGELIAPIETARFASLPVLDLMPGAERWLDDMPRFAAEAGKGRWFFALRDVEWMQAGGGSLTLLLADGRSLALDLADWEAGLDRLASVASDLGRRGEWDFARSLHASGGRVWVRLEKTGS, encoded by the coding sequence ATGAGTTCCCTGGTGCTTTCGCGGCGTGAGAGCCGCGTCCAGCTTTCCCGCAACGGCGGAAGCAAGCCGGCCAAGGCCAGGAAGATTCCCAACCGCTATCCGCCCCCCAAGGGCGAAGGCGGGGCCGTCGTGAAGGTCGCGCGCGGCGCGGGACGAATGATCACGCGGCTCTTGACCCTATGCCTGGCGTTGGCGTTCGTGGCCCTCGTCAGCCTCGGACTCATCTACGGCTACCGCTGGCTCAGCGTTCACCCGTATTTCGCGCTCACGGCCATCGAAATCGAGGGCAACAGCCGTATGGGCGACGCCGAGATACTCGCTCTCTCCGGCGTGGCGCAGGGCGACAACTCCATCGACCTGAACATGTACGACGTGGAGCAGCGGCTCGTGGCCGATCCGTGGATCGCCTCGGTGACGGTCGAGCGGGTGCTCCCCGGCACGCTGCGCATTCTCGTGCGCGAGAAGGAGGCGGCCTTCTGGGTGCGGCGCGGGGACACACTCTTTTACGCCGACGCGCGCGGCGAACTGATTGCGCCCATCGAGACGGCCCGCTTCGCCTCGCTGCCCGTGCTGGACCTGATGCCGGGCGCGGAGCGCTGGCTCGACGACATGCCGCGTTTCGCCGCCGAGGCGGGCAAGGGGCGCTGGTTTTTCGCCCTGCGCGACGTGGAATGGATGCAGGCGGGCGGCGGCAGTCTCACGCTGCTGCTCGCGGATGGACGGTCGTTGGCCCTGGATCTGGCCGATTGGGAGGCGGGGTTGGACCGCCTGGCCTCGGTGGCCTCGGATCTGGGTCGGCGGGGTGAATGGGATTTCGCGCGCAGCCTGCACGCCTCGGGCGGCAGGGTCTGGGTGCGCCTGGAAAAGACGGGGAGCTAG
- the murD gene encoding UDP-N-acetylmuramoyl-L-alanine--D-glutamate ligase: MRELIHSGQLAGHKAVVVGAGASGRAAARLLLALGATVRLLDSAEPGEAVKAFVEETGVAFESGAHTREQFAGADMVVLSPGIARASLGEVLADVPEQKIMAEIELASWFLSEPVIAVTGTNGKTTTVSLVARMLEEAGKKVFLGGNIGTPPSTYLLEGVNGEKADVVVLEVSSFQLQNCRSFRPRVAVLLNFSPNHLDWHADMEEYLQAKLRIFARQDAGDLAVVPLEMKDELEGREFTRAARVYFVPTERFSAVSRLIGPHNKANMEAAWLAVRPFGVTEEQARAAVAAFSPKPHRLEAVAEVNGRLFVNDSKATTFEAVAAALRSFDRPVRLLAGGKYKGGDPALLVPLLREHAASVALFGASREIFEPAWKGVVPLTWHATLEEAVRKAFADSAEGDVILLSPGTSSFDLYTDYTARGRDFARVAKELA; the protein is encoded by the coding sequence GTGCGCGAACTGATACACAGCGGACAACTCGCGGGCCACAAGGCCGTGGTGGTCGGAGCCGGGGCCTCGGGCCGCGCGGCCGCGCGGCTGCTTTTGGCGCTCGGGGCCACGGTCAGGCTCCTGGACTCCGCAGAGCCGGGCGAGGCCGTCAAGGCCTTCGTTGAAGAAACCGGCGTGGCCTTCGAGAGCGGCGCGCACACCAGGGAGCAATTCGCCGGGGCCGACATGGTCGTGCTTTCGCCTGGCATCGCCAGGGCGAGTCTGGGCGAGGTGCTGGCCGACGTGCCCGAGCAGAAAATCATGGCCGAGATCGAGCTGGCCTCGTGGTTTCTCTCCGAGCCCGTCATCGCCGTCACGGGTACCAACGGCAAGACGACCACGGTCAGCCTCGTCGCGCGCATGCTCGAAGAGGCGGGCAAGAAAGTCTTTCTGGGCGGCAACATCGGCACCCCGCCCTCGACCTACCTCCTGGAGGGCGTGAACGGGGAGAAGGCCGACGTGGTGGTGCTCGAAGTGTCGAGCTTCCAACTCCAGAACTGCCGCTCCTTCAGGCCGCGCGTGGCCGTGCTGCTCAACTTCTCGCCCAACCACCTGGACTGGCACGCGGACATGGAGGAGTACCTCCAGGCCAAGCTGCGCATCTTCGCCCGGCAGGACGCCGGCGATTTGGCCGTGGTCCCGCTGGAGATGAAGGACGAACTGGAAGGCCGCGAGTTCACCAGGGCCGCGCGCGTCTATTTCGTGCCCACGGAACGCTTCTCGGCCGTGTCGCGGCTCATCGGCCCGCACAACAAGGCCAATATGGAGGCCGCCTGGCTGGCCGTGCGTCCCTTCGGCGTGACCGAGGAGCAGGCGCGCGCGGCCGTGGCCGCCTTCTCGCCCAAGCCCCACCGCCTGGAGGCCGTGGCCGAGGTGAACGGCAGGCTCTTCGTCAACGACTCCAAGGCCACCACCTTCGAGGCCGTGGCCGCGGCCCTGCGTTCCTTCGACAGACCCGTGCGGCTTTTGGCGGGCGGCAAGTACAAGGGCGGCGACCCGGCCCTGCTCGTGCCGCTTCTGCGCGAGCACGCCGCCTCGGTGGCGCTGTTCGGGGCCAGCCGCGAGATCTTTGAGCCCGCCTGGAAGGGCGTGGTGCCGCTGACTTGGCACGCGACCCTGGAAGAGGCCGTGCGCAAGGCCTTTGCCGATTCCGCCGAGGGCGACGTGATCCTGCTCTCTCCGGGCACGTCGAGTTTCGACCTGTACACCGACTACACCGCGCGCGGCCGCGATTTCGCGCGCGTGGCCAAGGAGCTCGCGTGA
- the murB gene encoding UDP-N-acetylmuramate dehydrogenase, with amino-acid sequence MDIFRDVSLAKRTTLRLGGTALAEAVVREATDAEELALALDELGGEPLAFGAGSNILARDGDLGIVLVSSRVATGPMIVGEAEGGKIVRVGTGLKLPSFLNWLASQGLSGLARLRGIPGSVGGAVAMNAGSWGQSFCDRLARLLVYSRERGLRWIEAHQWEAGYRRFAPEGESGFFLALEAELVLDAADPGAIRAEMAEYFARKKAVQPLAAATCGCVFKNPAGESAGRLLDKVGFRGRSVGGMALSEMHANFLVNTGGGTAEQALELIALAGAAVRERFGIELELEVKVVG; translated from the coding sequence ATGGACATCTTCCGCGACGTCTCCCTTGCCAAGCGCACGACGCTTCGACTCGGCGGCACTGCCCTGGCCGAGGCCGTGGTGCGCGAGGCCACGGACGCGGAAGAACTCGCCCTTGCGCTCGACGAACTCGGCGGCGAGCCGCTGGCCTTTGGCGCGGGGTCGAACATCCTGGCCCGTGACGGCGACCTGGGCATCGTCCTGGTCAGCTCGCGCGTGGCCACCGGTCCGATGATCGTGGGCGAGGCCGAGGGCGGGAAAATCGTTCGCGTGGGCACGGGACTCAAGCTCCCCTCGTTTCTGAACTGGCTGGCCTCGCAGGGGCTTTCGGGCCTTGCCAGACTGCGCGGCATTCCCGGGTCCGTGGGCGGGGCCGTGGCCATGAACGCGGGCTCCTGGGGCCAAAGCTTTTGCGACCGTCTGGCGCGGCTGCTCGTCTATTCGCGCGAGCGCGGGCTGCGTTGGATCGAGGCTCACCAGTGGGAGGCGGGCTATCGCCGTTTCGCGCCCGAGGGCGAGTCGGGCTTCTTCTTGGCGCTTGAGGCCGAACTCGTGCTCGATGCGGCCGATCCAGGCGCCATCCGGGCCGAAATGGCCGAATACTTCGCCCGCAAGAAAGCCGTGCAGCCCCTGGCCGCGGCCACCTGCGGCTGCGTCTTCAAGAACCCTGCGGGCGAGAGCGCTGGCAGGCTTCTGGACAAGGTCGGCTTTCGCGGCCGGTCGGTTGGCGGCATGGCGCTCTCAGAGATGCACGCCAACTTCCTCGTCAACACGGGCGGGGGCACGGCCGAACAGGCCCTGGAGCTCATCGCTCTGGCCGGGGCGGCCGTGCGCGAGCGTTTCGGCATCGAGCTGGAACTCGAAGTGAAGGTCGTCGGATGA
- the murG gene encoding undecaprenyldiphospho-muramoylpentapeptide beta-N-acetylglucosaminyltransferase, which translates to MKLSRVILTTGGTGGHIFPALAVAEEIRRREPSARVHFIGGAYGPEKELAAKAGLEFTGLPVRGVLGRGLRAVGALAGLARGIVLARGIVAREKPQVVAGFGGYAGFCPVVAARLCRVPTAVHEQNSVPGAANRLLGRLADRVLMTYPDEQGAFDSDKTVRTGNPVRAAITAVRGAGERESGSGGAHLLVLGGSQGARALNSAVAAAWPRLAQRGVKLWHQTGAADHERVASIYAAQGGEPPRVAPFVEDMAEAYAWADLVAGRAGATTLAELTVAGRPSILVPFPYATHDHQTVNARYLASRGAAELLPENEATPERLAEIVLGLFGDPEKLLLMARAARAEGRPDAAAAVVDELERLAASA; encoded by the coding sequence ATGAAGCTTTCGCGCGTCATCCTGACCACGGGCGGCACGGGCGGCCACATCTTCCCGGCCCTGGCCGTGGCCGAGGAGATCAGACGCCGCGAGCCATCGGCGCGGGTGCATTTCATCGGCGGCGCTTACGGACCCGAGAAGGAGCTTGCCGCGAAGGCCGGACTCGAATTCACGGGCCTGCCCGTGCGCGGCGTGCTCGGCCGGGGGCTTCGCGCCGTGGGCGCCCTGGCGGGGCTCGCGCGCGGGATCGTGCTGGCCCGGGGGATCGTGGCGCGCGAGAAGCCCCAGGTGGTGGCCGGGTTCGGCGGCTACGCGGGCTTTTGCCCGGTCGTGGCGGCGCGACTCTGCCGCGTGCCCACGGCCGTCCACGAGCAGAATTCCGTGCCGGGCGCGGCCAACAGGCTGCTCGGCCGCCTCGCGGACCGCGTGCTCATGACCTATCCCGACGAGCAGGGCGCTTTCGACTCGGACAAGACCGTGCGCACGGGCAATCCGGTGCGCGCCGCCATCACGGCCGTGCGCGGGGCGGGTGAACGCGAGAGCGGGAGCGGCGGCGCGCATCTTCTGGTCCTTGGCGGCAGCCAGGGCGCGCGAGCCCTCAACTCCGCCGTGGCCGCGGCCTGGCCGCGGCTTGCGCAGCGCGGCGTGAAGTTGTGGCACCAGACCGGCGCGGCGGACCACGAGCGAGTGGCCTCGATCTACGCAGCCCAGGGAGGCGAGCCGCCGCGCGTCGCGCCCTTCGTCGAGGACATGGCCGAGGCCTACGCCTGGGCCGATCTGGTGGCCGGACGCGCCGGGGCCACGACCCTGGCCGAGCTGACCGTGGCGGGCAGGCCTTCGATTCTCGTGCCTTTCCCGTACGCCACGCACGATCATCAGACCGTCAACGCCCGGTACTTGGCCTCTCGCGGCGCGGCCGAGCTGTTGCCCGAGAACGAGGCCACGCCCGAGCGGCTGGCCGAGATCGTGCTCGGGCTTTTCGGCGATCCGGAAAAACTTTTGCTCATGGCCCGCGCCGCCAGGGCCGAGGGCCGCCCGGACGCGGCCGCCGCCGTGGTGGACGAGCTCGAGAGGCTGGCCGCTTCGGCCTGA
- the ftsA gene encoding cell division protein FtsA, whose protein sequence is MAKSKGELVVGLDIGTTKVCAVVGELGPESVDIVGIGTSPSTGLRKGVVVNIEQTVQSIKKAIEEAELMAGCEIRSVYAGIAGSHIKGFNSHGVIAVKGGEVASKDVERVIDAAKAVAIPLDREVIHILPQEFIVDDQRGIADPLGMAGVRLEVKVHIVTGAVTSAQNIVRSCHRSGLDVAEIVLESMASAKAVLTEEEREIGVALVDIGGGTTDIAVFSNDSIKHTGVLALGGTNLTNDIAFGLRTPMVAAEKIKVRHGCALAEMVRSDEVIEVPSVGGREARRLSRQVLAEICEPRVEEILTLVDQELVRSGFKNGVAAGVVLTGGTSLIEGCQELAEQIFNLPTRVGYPQNVGGLKDVVNSPMYATAVGLLMYGAEKEGVEQRFRIRDDNVFNRILGTMRKWFTDIK, encoded by the coding sequence ATGGCCAAGTCGAAAGGTGAACTCGTCGTCGGACTGGACATCGGCACCACCAAGGTCTGCGCGGTGGTGGGCGAGCTTGGACCCGAGAGCGTCGATATCGTGGGTATCGGGACGAGCCCGTCCACGGGACTGCGCAAGGGTGTTGTGGTGAACATCGAGCAGACCGTGCAGTCCATCAAGAAGGCCATCGAGGAGGCCGAACTGATGGCCGGGTGCGAGATCCGCTCGGTCTACGCGGGCATCGCGGGCAGCCACATCAAGGGCTTCAACTCCCACGGCGTGATCGCGGTCAAGGGTGGCGAGGTGGCCTCCAAGGACGTGGAACGGGTCATCGACGCGGCCAAGGCCGTGGCCATCCCGCTGGACCGCGAGGTCATCCACATCCTGCCGCAGGAATTCATCGTGGACGACCAGCGGGGCATAGCCGATCCCCTGGGCATGGCGGGCGTGCGCCTGGAAGTGAAGGTGCACATCGTCACCGGCGCGGTGACCTCGGCCCAGAACATCGTGCGCTCCTGCCACCGCTCGGGGCTGGACGTGGCCGAGATCGTGCTCGAATCCATGGCCTCGGCCAAGGCCGTGCTCACCGAGGAGGAACGCGAGATCGGCGTGGCCCTGGTGGACATCGGCGGCGGCACCACGGACATCGCGGTCTTTTCCAACGACTCCATCAAGCACACGGGAGTGTTGGCGCTTGGCGGCACGAACCTGACCAACGACATCGCCTTCGGCCTGCGCACGCCCATGGTCGCGGCCGAGAAGATCAAGGTCAGGCACGGCTGCGCCCTGGCCGAGATGGTCCGTTCCGACGAGGTCATCGAGGTGCCCAGCGTGGGCGGCCGCGAAGCCCGCAGGCTCTCGCGCCAGGTGCTGGCCGAGATCTGCGAGCCGCGCGTGGAAGAGATTTTGACCCTCGTGGACCAGGAGTTGGTCCGTTCGGGGTTCAAGAACGGCGTGGCGGCAGGGGTGGTTCTGACCGGCGGCACCTCGCTCATCGAGGGCTGCCAGGAACTGGCGGAGCAAATCTTCAACCTGCCGACGCGCGTGGGCTACCCGCAAAACGTCGGCGGACTGAAGGATGTGGTCAATTCGCCCATGTATGCGACGGCCGTGGGGCTGCTCATGTACGGGGCGGAGAAGGAAGGCGTGGAGCAGCGGTTCCGCATCCGCGACGACAACGTCTTCAACCGCATCCTGGGAACCATGCGCAAGTGGTTCACGGACATCAAGTAG